From one Asterias amurensis chromosome 10, ASM3211899v1 genomic stretch:
- the LOC139942580 gene encoding macrophage-expressed gene 1 protein-like encodes MTLYLQLVATVWAGCLCASLGSGVTPIASSSQDSLPIGDPRRCLLRPEDQQRILTFEGLPGGGWDNLRNKESGLVTAITYTQCRFTEDGQFLIPDGTYVIPIKSSKVDTYAEIFVHWKNYTSTLSRSINANAGLGFGGIGISGGFSDEHRTVKTSDYRDSSDTVRVQARYVRYTAKLQPDTPLSKASKARLLSIAAHHELNRTNLATFESQLFVRDFGTHVITSIDVGAALSQEDQVLSSYVRKYSSETNQVKASAGASFFSVFNFNLGVSTTTSKTMVDEYQKSRTSSVIHTNGGPVFKPTNYTADNWTADMINNLVAIDRSGDPIYYVITPETLPELPLSTVFETYMSVKAAVELYYQHNMYYGCTDRESPNFSFISNLDDGSCKPPLTNYTFGGVYQTCDQNGITDLCSNLRQKNPLTGDYTCPPGYEPVLLNEGSRSATTSQHHCHRCWLVAHCCHDDTYHSTGTYKAYWCVNVGQVPQQSGFLFGGVFTTKVSNPLTQEQGCPAQFYPLRLLSDLTVCVSDDYELGAQYALPFAGFYSCKSGNPLMVQRSLGTPSESRPGGTLSLARFMEQSGPTSWPHGCPKGYSQHLALVDNGCEIDYCIKSGALTAPRLPPVNRPPFMTFPDMIYPERDSIQLKADGSMWKLMTNGTDIEGHGHKVNPWTSSSSSLSAGAVAAISVVVTVLCIVVAQVLLMVYRSRSKKSQRSYQDTTLPPDESPLIRDPPVNYGILDGEGGDAIVTVG; translated from the exons ATGACCCTTTATCTTCAACTCGTTGCAACTGTTTGGGCAGGATGTCTCTGTGCCTCTCTGGGCAGTGGTGTGACCCCCATCGCCTCATCATCCCAGGATAGTCTCCCGATTGGAGATCCGAGGAGATGTCTCCTTCGGCCGGAGGACCAGCAGCGCATCTTGACCTTCGAAGGGCTGCCTGGAGGAGGATGGGACAACCTAAGAAACAAGGAGTCTGGACTAGTGACGGCTATCACCTACACCCAGTGCCGTTTTACAG AGGACGGCCAGTTTCTGATTCCAGACGGAACCTACGTCATACCAATCAAGTCCAGCAAAGTTGACACCTATGCTGAGATTTTTGTCCACTGGAAGAACTACACGTCAACTCTTTCCAGAAGCATCAACGCAAACGCCGGGCTGGGCTTCGGTGGGATCGGGATCAGTGGAGGGTTCTCTGACGAGCACCGAACTGTCAAGACAAGCGACTACCGTGACAGCTCGGACACCGTCCGGGTCCAA GCACGTTACGTCCGCTACACAGCAAAACTCCAACCAGACACTCCCCTGAGCAAAGCCAGCAAGGCCCGTCTCTTGAGTATTGCCGCACATCATGAGCTCAACCGAACCAACCTGGCCACGTTCGAGAGCCAGCTATTCGTCAGGGACTTTGGTACACACGTCATCACCAGCATCGATGTCGGGGCTGCCCTGTCACAAGAAGACCAGGTCCTGTCCAGCTACGTCAGGAAGTATTCCTCCGAGACCAACCAGGTCAAAGCGTCAGCTGGTGCCTCTTTCTTCTCGGTCTTCAATTTCAACCTGGGTGTCTCTACTACCACATCAAAGACCATGGTAGATGAGTATCAGAAAAGCAGGACCTCATCGGTCATCCACACAAACGGAGGACCTGTCTTCAAGCCCACGAACTACACTGCAGATAACTGGACCGCGGACATGATAAACAACCTCGTGGCTATAGATCGCTCTGGTGATCCGATTTACTATGTCATCACTCCTGAGACTCTTCCAGAACTTCCTCTGTCGACTGTGTTCGAGACATACATGAGCGTGAAGGCAGCAGTTGAGCTCTACTACCAGCACAACATGTACTACGGATGTACAGACAGAGAGAGTCCAAACTTCAGCTTCATCTCAAATCTGGATGACGGGTCATGTAAGCCACCACTCACCAACTACACCTTCGGTGGTGTTTATCAGACATGCGATCAAAATGGTATCACAGATCTCTGCTCCAACCTCAGGCAGAAGAACCCACTTACTGGAGACTATACTTGTCCACCTGGGTATGAGCCGGTCCTGCTGAACGAGGGATCACGTTCAGCAACTACTAGCCAGCATCACTGTCACAGATGCTGGCTTGTCGCCCACTGCTGTCACGATGACACCTATCACAGTACAGGAACCTACAAGGCCTACTGGTGTGTGAATGTTGGACAGGTTCCGCAGCAGTCAGGCTTCCTGTTTGGAGGTGTCTTCACCACTAAGGTCTCCAATCCGCTCACCCAAGAACAGGGCTGCCCTGCTCAGTTCTACCCACTTCGCCTGCTGTCAGACCTCACGGTATGCGTCAGCGATGACTACGAACTCGGTGCACAGTACGCTCTTCCCTTTGCCGGCTTCTACAGCTGCAAGTCCGGCAACCCACTCATGGTCCAAAGGAGTCTTGGAACACCATCTGAATCCCGCCCAGGAGGTACTCTCAGCCTGGCACGCTTCATGGAGCAATCTGGCCCAACCTCCTGGCCACATGGATGCCCCAAAGGGTACAGCCAACACCTCGCTCTGGTCGACAATGGATGCGAAATCGACTACTGCATCAAATCAGGAGCCCTCACAGCACCGAGGCTACCTCCCGTCAACCGTCCTCCCTTCATGACTTTCCCAGATATGATCTACCCAGAACGTGATTCCATCCAGCTCAAAGCAGATGGGTCCATGTGGAAGCTCATGACGAACGGGACCGATATCGAAGGACACGGTCACAAAGTGAACCCGTGGACATCAAGTAGCTCTTCCCTTTCCGCAGGGGCTGTTGCTGCTATATCTGTGGTGGTCACAGTGCTGTGTATTGTGGTGGCTCAGGTCCTGCTGATGGTGTACAGGTCCCGGAGTAAGAAGAGCCAGCGTAGCTACCAGGACACCACCTTGCCGCCTGACGAGTCCCCGTTGATCAGAGATCCACCTGTCAACTACGGTATCCTTGATGGCGAAGGAGGTGATGCCATTGTGACAGTTGGATAA
- the LOC139942873 gene encoding uncharacterized protein, with the protein MEEGQTIVLSTQGEEDQTIVLGAHEEQGQTIVLGTHEEDNNVAHNVDGNTQMEISIINNGSVTNIIDASGNTLSRQEDDVIAVLGQLFESAEDTLQQMAEAASQIDPRRSAPDIPEEPKSGGSRHRPFACQCGKTYTCKSHLKYHQKVHDNVRPYVCDVCNLSFLQLGHLRRHSRIHTLDKPYKCDVCNKSFRQSSHLTCHLRIHTNEKPYKCEVCSQGFRQKSAVYRHIQRMHIKEKVYVCSLCEKGYSGEADLRRHEKTHVNITYFAVMNLHTKLSKICGHIEEEDPLIPADNGGMPQENKENDNAKQQTSNTTSQSQTIASRNLVGSNTTKKQTMITSKTNVNNSSIVNHVNVDNTTITTGIEQKGNFTFVDGLLAPLSQPDDPARPFKCDVCNKSYKSKGHLKFHFKVHQIDRPFRCPFCGKGFLQKGHLRRHVLVHTEEKPYVCADCDKVFRQISHLNDHKKIHANIRPSVCHICSKGFRQTSALKRHIIRMHATQKSFECESCDKTYRLESDLKRHQATTCNKDKPQRVRRPRKSKAPAKRRRIADMVDVEDDVESDSCNVSPDKSHQRQSQNSSPRKIFNCEICDKPCRSKADRKIHMRIHNNEKPFQCGICHNIFRQLAHLKHHMLIHTGERPYSCQHCSKAFRGNSALTRHIDRIHPVEKKFACGICTKACASEADIKRHRKSHRNEKDGIEGDNINDGGDENDAVGESPELMDTKESEADPGDKVVEEEKQLPGVEDPLPNAKNQLSEAETQLREVEGSLPSAGAAKVFSTVDEEQTGEDSLKESANIETIEGTQDLNEGPETADTEK; encoded by the exons ATGGAAGAGGgtcaaacaattgttttaagcACCCAGGGCGAGGAAGATCAAACGATTGTTCTAGGTGCCCACGAGGAGCAGGGGCAAACAATTGTTTTAGGCACCCACGAGGAGGACAACAACGTCGCCCACAATGTGGACGGCAACACCCAGATGGAAATCTCTATAATCAATAACGGCAGCGTCACTAACATCATCGATGCCAGTGGGAACACCCTCAGCAGGCAGGAGGACGACGTCATTGCTGTCCTTGGCCAGCTGTTTGAGAGCGCCGAGGACACCTTACAGCAAATGGCCGAAGCTGCGAGTCAGATAGATCCCAGACGTTCAGCACCGGACATCCCGGAGGAGCCGAAATCGGGCGGATCACGACACAGGCCATTCGCCTGCCAGTGCGGGAAGACCTACACGTGCAAGAGCCACCTCAAGTATCACCAGAAGGTCCACGACAACGTACGGCCGTACGTGTGCGACGTGTGCAACCTGAGTTTTCTGCAGCTGGGGCACCTGAGGCGACATTCTCGGATCCACACGCTCGATAAACCGTACAAGTGTGACGTGTGTAACAAGTCCTTTCGGCAGAGTAGTCACCTCACCTGCCACCTGCGCATCCATACCAATGAGAAGCCATACAAGTGCGAGGTGTGTagtcagggcttcagacaaAAGAGCGCGGTGTATAGGCACATCCAGCGTATGCACATCAAAGAAAAGGTGTACGTTTGTTCCCTTTGCGAAAAGGGGTACAGCGGGGAGGCCGACCTCCGCCGTCACGAGAAAACCCACGTCAACATCACGTACTTTGCCGTCATGAATCTGCACACCAAACTATCGAAGATCTGCGGCCATATCGAAGAGGAGGACCCCTTAATTCCTGCGGACAATGGAGGGATGCCACAGGAGAATAAGGAGAATGACAATGCCAAGCAACAAACGAGCAACACCACCTCTCAATCGCAGACGATTGCTTCGAGAAACCTCGTGGGAAGTAACACCACAAAGAAACAGACTATGATCACCTCAAAAACGAACGTAAATAACTCGTCGATTGTGAATCACGTAAACGTCGATAACACCACAATAACGACTGGAATCGAACAGAAGGGGAATTTCACTTTTGTGGACGGCCTTCTGGCCCCTCTGTCTCAACCAGACGACCCAGCAAGACCATTCAAGTGCGACGTCTGTAATAAATCCTACAAGAGCAAAGGTCACTTGAAGTTTCACTTCAAGGTTCATCAGATTGATCGACCGTTCAGGTGTCCATTCTGCGGTAAGGGCTTCCTCCAGAAGGGACATCTACGACGACACGTCTTGGTCCACACCGAGGAGAAGCCCTATGTGTGCGCTGACTGCGACAAGGTCTTCAGGCAGATCAGCCACCTCAACGACCACAAGAAGATCCACGCCAACATCAGACCAAGCGTCTGTCACATATGCTCCAAGGGGTTCCGGCAGACCAGTGCCCTCAAACGCCACATCATACGCATGCATGCCACGCAGAAGTCGTTTGAGTGCGAGTCCTGCGACAAGACGTACCGCCTTGAGTCGGATTTGAAACGGCACCAGGCGACGACCTGCAATAAGGATAAGCCGCAACGTGTCCGGAGACCGAGGAAATCGAAAGCCCCCGCTAAGAGGCGAAGGATAGCAGACATGGTGGACGTAGAGGACGATGTGGAGTCGGACTCTTGCAATGTTTCACCTGATAAGTCACATCAACGCCAGTCACAGAACTC CTCTCCAAGGAAAATCTTCAATTGTGAGATCTGCGACAAGCCTTGCCGTAGCAAGGCCGACAGGAAGATCCACATGCGCATCCACAACAATGAGAAACCATTCCAGTGCGGCATCTGCCACAACATCTTCCGTCAGCTGGCCCACCTCAAGCACCACATGCTGATCCACACTGGGGAGCGACCGTACTCCTGTCAGCACTGCAGCAAGGCGTTCCGCgggaacagcgccctcacacgGCACATTGATCGTATTCACCCAGTGGAGAAGAAATTCGCATGTGGAATCTGCACGAAGGCCTGCGCGTCTGAGGCCGACATCAAGCGACACCGGAAGTCACATCGCAACGAGAAAGACGGAATAGAGGGCGACAACATCAATGATGGAGGTGATGAAAACGACGCTGTCGGGGAATCGCCAGAACTGATGGACACCAAAGAGTCAGAAGCCGACCCTGGTGACAAGGTTGTTGAGGAGGAGAAACAGCTACCAGGCGTGGAGGATCCACTACCGAATGCGAAGAATCAACTATCAGAAGCGGAGACTCAACTCCGTGAAGTGGAAGGCAGCCTTCCCAGTGCTGGTGCAGCCAAAGTTTTCTCGACCGTCGACGAAGAACAGACGGGGGAAGATAGTTTGAAGGAAAGTGCGAACATAGAAACTATTGAAGGGACTCAAGACTTGAACGAGGGTCCTGAAACGGCTGATACTGAAAAATAG